Proteins encoded in a region of the Anopheles aquasalis chromosome 2, idAnoAquaMG_Q_19, whole genome shotgun sequence genome:
- the LOC126570839 gene encoding uncharacterized protein LOC126570839 has protein sequence MKQEEQQQQQEESSSSSSRLLLLQSEAREHLVTADSSNSTAASPLVDSSMEFRIATAEEVDGEEEANRWEEESHRWRRRSSKRRLPAAGWLLLLAAWLVCVALGASGEPNCPSACQCKWKGGKQAVECLNVNLISIPENIDHSTQVLDVSGNNLNIISNETFVRSNLLNLQKLYMRDCRIGQIDDGAFAGLTNLVELDLSINLLTAVPSAAFHHIVSLRDLTLARNHIQKIESHAFRNVTALNKLDLSFCSIQTIAPQAFEGLGALHSLKLNGNQLSELRPKTIETLSRLHGIELHDNPWVCDCRLRAAKLWLSENNIPYPIAPTCAGGPERVMDKTFGELQVDDFACKPEMLPVRRFIQAFSGENATIECRSSAVPSATVNWYWNGKLLQNNSHFSAYQRVLVYEQGNFEKRSKLILTNAQETDSSEFYCVVENRAGAAEANFTLHVALRDIGFAIENRQIIGLSAALVILILFILLIILFLLVRLRRIPMTETKTPNQVEVITSVSPSSNVNGKVATPINDCHHSPDRKNATGDLKCCQTTAAAAAAATTAASAAAAAVAAAAASANPVQKPPRLTDLPYSTTHYDGGGSLIAAGQCFVSPTHSLSGNNPDLINDTKRLGSGTDLATSEPPPPPTPIAHYHHHQLSSLMLDPLERPGSGEYSRAGCDSLYPSGLWETTTATPATQHSSNLTAALEQQQQQHASHHHHHHGTMANLDDEPSSVDYLSRTFPRTHLTGTGLGMSVAGAGATSGSIHHQQHYPGGGGPGAASSSATASGGGYPADYGLPIVPGAEQLHNKLASVQPAHHGSTGSMPMNAKTLRVWQKGGVPVLPPVTALKRALSNSRNSPDEGYQEGCGTDV, from the coding sequence ATGAAGCAggaggaacagcaacagcaacaggaggaaagtagtagtagcagtagcaggcTGCTGCTATTACAGAGCGAAGCTAGAGAACATCTAGTAACAGCtgacagtagcaacagcaccgcCGCTAGTCCGCTAGTAGACAGTTCGATGGAGTTCAGGATAGCAACTGCAGAAGAAGTAgacggtgaagaagaagcgaaccgGTGGGAAGAGGAAAGTCATcgatggagaaggagaagcagtaAGCGACGGTTACCGGCCGccggttggttgctgctgctggccgcctgGTTGGTCTGTGTGGCGCTCGGTGCATCGGGTGAACCGAACTGTCCATCGGCCTGCCAGTGCAAGTGGAAGGGTGGCAAGCAGGCGGTCGAGTGCCTGAACGTGAACCTGATCTCAATCCCCGAGAACATTGACCACTCGACGCAGGTGCTGGACGTGTCCGGCAACAATCTGAACATCATCTCGAACGAAACATTCGTCCGCTCGAACCTTCTCAATCTGCAGAAGCTCTACATGCGAGACTGTCGCATCGGTcagatcgatgatggtgctttCGCGGGACTGACCAACCTGGTGGAGTTGGATTTATCCATCAATCTACTGACGGCGGTACCATCGGCTGCCTTTCATCATATCGTCTCGCTCCGGGACCTTACCCTGGCCCGCAATCACATCCAAAAGATCGAAAGCCACGCGTTCCGTAATGTGACGGCGCTAAACAAGCTCGACCTATCGTTCTGCAGCATCCAAACGATTGCCCCACAAGCGTTCGAAGGTCTCGGAGCGTTACATTCGCTCAAACTGAACGGTAACCAGCTGTCGGAGTTACGaccgaaaacgatcgaaacgttGAGCCGGTTGCACGGTATCGAACTGCACGACAATCCGTGGGTCTGTGATTGTCGGTTACGGGCGGCCAAGCTGTGGCTATCGGAGAACAACATCCCGTACCCGATCGCACCGACGTGCGCCGGGGGACCGGAACGTGTGATGGACAAAACGTTCGGTGAGCTGCAGGTGGACGATTTTGCCTGCAAACCCgagatgctgccggtgcgccGCTTCATCCAAGCGTTCAGTGGTGAGAATGCGACGATCGAGTGCCGCAGTTCCGCCGTCCCATCGGCCACCGTCAACTGGTACTGGAATGGGAAGCTACTCCAGAACAATTCACACTTTAGCGCGTACCAGCGGGTGCTGGTGTACGAGCAGGGTAACTTCGAGAAGAGGTCGAAGCTGATCCTCACCAACGCCCAGGAGACGGACTCGAGTGAGTTTTACTGTGTGGTGGAGAACCGGGCCGGTGCGGCCGAGGCCAACTTTACGCTGCACGTGGCGCTGCGTGACATTGGGTTCGCGATCGAGAACCGGCAGATTATTGGGCTGAGCGCGGCCCTGGTCATACTGATCCTGTTCATACTGCTGATCATACTGTTCCTGCTCGTACGATTACGGCGGATACCGATGACGGAGACGAAAACCCCGAACCAGGTCGAGGTGATCACGTCCGTAAGTCCCTCTAGCAATGTAAATGGCAAGGTGGCGACGCCTATTAACGATTGTCATCATTCTCCAGATCGAAAAAACGCCACCGGTGATCTAAAGTGCTGCcaaacgacagcagcagcagcagcagcagcaacgactgcagcatcggcagcagcggccgcagtagccgcagcagcagcatcggccaaTCCGGTACAGAAACCACCCCGGTTAACCGATCTGCCGTACTCGACGACACACTACGATGGCGGCGGTAGTCTGATCGCGGCCGGTCAATGTTTCGTCTCGCCAACGCACTCACTGAGCGGCAACAATCCCGATCTGATCAACGATACCAAGCGGCTCGGTAGTGGCACCGATCTGGCGACCAGtgaaccgccaccaccaccgacaccgatcgctcactaccaccatcatcagctttCGTCACTGATGCTCGATCCGCTCGAGCGGCCCGGTAGCGGCGAGTACAGCCGTGCCGGGTGCGACTCACTCTATCCGTCCGGGCTGTGGgaaacgacgacggccacgccGGCGACGCAGCACAGCTCCAACCTAACGGCCGcgctcgaacagcagcagcagcagcacgcgagccaccaccaccaccaccacggtacgATGGCCAATCTCGACGATGAACCTTCGTCCGTCGATTATCTTAGTCGAACGTTCCCGCGAACTCACCTGACTGGCACCGGTCTTGGTATGtcggtggctggtgctggtgctaccagcggcagcatccatcatcagcagcactatccgggtggtggtggccctggagcagcttcatcatcagcgactGCCAGTGGCGGTGGCTATCCGGCCGATTACGGGCTACCGATAGTGCCGGGGGCCGAGCAGCTCCACAACAAGCTGGCCAGTGTACAGCCGGCCCACCACGGTAGCACCGGGAGTATGCCGATGAACGCGAAAACGTTGCGCGTGTGGCAGAAGGGTGGCGTCCCGGTGTTGCCGCCCGTGACCGCCTTGAAGCGTGCGCTCTCCAACAGCCGCAACTCACCCGACGAAGGCTACCAGGAGGGCTGTGGGACGGATGTGTAG